One part of the Vitis riparia cultivar Riparia Gloire de Montpellier isolate 1030 chromosome 6, EGFV_Vit.rip_1.0, whole genome shotgun sequence genome encodes these proteins:
- the LOC117916906 gene encoding probable phytol kinase 2, chloroplastic, whose amino-acid sequence MGAANFNVSILRASAGVTYFTADFRLADRPPLNATFSAGVTATTGLRVRFRVPNGGLARGGARGGLTSPSALMLPQNPVAGDICAAALTGAAALSLLRFWGEIAKRGFFDQTVGRKLVHISVGLVFMLFWPLFSSGHQGAVLAALIPGVNIIRMLLLGLGIWKDEAIVKSMSRHGDHRELLKGPLYYASAITLACAIYWRTSPIAIAAICNLCAGDGLADLVGRRFGFQKIPYNRNKSFSGSLAMAVAGFLASIGYMHYFASFGFIQESWEMVFGFLVVSLGSTLVESLPISSELDDNLTIPVTSLLLGTLVF is encoded by the exons ATGGGTGCGGCAAACTTCAACGTCTCAATCCTCCGCGCCTCCGCTGGCGTCACCTATTTTACAGCTGATTTCCGCCTTGCTGACCGTCCGCCTCTGAATGCCACCTTCTCCGCAGGCGTCACTGCCACTACCGGTTTACGAGTCAGATTCCGAGTACCCAACGGAGGACTAGCTCGCGGGGGAGCTCGCGGGGGTTTGACTTCCCCATCGGCCTTGATGCTGCCTCAGAATCCGGTCGCCGGGGACATCTGCGCCGCAGCTCTGACTGGTGCCGCTGCTCTCTCGCTGCTTCGGTTTTGGGGCGAGATTGCGAAAAGAGGATTCTTTGACCAG ACAGTGGGTAGAAAACTTGTACATATAAGCGTTGGACTGGTTTTCATGCTTTTCTGGCCTTTGTTCAG CTCGGGCCATCAGGGAGCAGTTTTAGCAGCTCTTATTCCAGGCGTCAATATTATACGGATGCTGCTTTTAGGACTAGGAATATGGAAGGATGAGGCCATTGTCAAGTCAATGAGCAGACATGGGGATCACAG GGAACTTCTCAAGGGACCGCTAtactatgcctcagctattacTCTTGCCTGTGCAATCTATTGGAGAACTTCCCCCATTGCAATTGCTGCAATTTGCAACTTGTGTGCTGGAGATG GTTTAGCTGACCTTGTGGGAAGGCGGTTTGGCTTTCAGAAAATTCCCTACAACAGAAACAAGTCCTTCTCTGGTAGCCTGGCAATGGCAGTTGCTGGTTTTTTGGCATCTATTGG GTACATGCATTATTTTGCCTCATTTGGGTTTATTCAAGAAAGTTGGGAAATGGTTTTCGGTTTCTTGGTTGTTTCTCTTGGCTCAACACTGGTGGAATCACTCCCTATAAGCAGTGAACTTGATGACAACCTCACAATTCCTGTGACTTCTCTATTGTTGGGTACTCTTGTTTTCTAA